A part of Candidatus Stoquefichus sp. SB1 genomic DNA contains:
- the mnmA gene encoding tRNA 2-thiouridine(34) synthase MnmA → MKERVVLGLSGGVDSAVAAYLLKEQGYEVIGVFMRNWDSSLNNDILGNPTNDNDICPQEEDYNDAKKVAEHLGIEIRRVDFIKEYWDHVFTYFLEEYAKGRTPNPDILCNKHIKFKAFLDYAKSIDADYIATGHYARVEHHGTQDSIMLRGIDNNKDQTYFLCQLNQSQLKASLFPIGELTKPEVRKIAEDLQLPVAHKKDSTGICFIGERDFREFLKNYIPAKSGQMVDIQTKKVVGVHQGIMYYTIGQRKGLNIGGPGDAWFVVGKEYGQNILYVCQGDQNDWLMSEGALITDVNWISSMKPEGELACSAKFRYRQKDNDVTIRFVDETTVYVTFKNPIKAVTPGQAAVFYQGDICLGGGTIEKVYKNNEEITYL, encoded by the coding sequence ATGAAAGAAAGAGTTGTCTTAGGTTTAAGCGGTGGTGTTGATAGTGCGGTTGCTGCTTACTTATTAAAAGAGCAGGGATATGAGGTTATTGGAGTCTTTATGCGTAACTGGGATTCTTCGCTTAATAATGATATATTAGGAAATCCAACGAATGATAATGATATTTGCCCTCAGGAAGAAGATTATAATGATGCCAAAAAGGTAGCTGAGCATTTAGGAATTGAAATTCGTCGCGTTGATTTCATTAAAGAATATTGGGATCATGTTTTTACTTACTTTTTAGAAGAGTATGCCAAAGGCAGAACACCAAATCCTGATATCCTTTGTAATAAACATATAAAGTTTAAAGCTTTTTTAGATTATGCAAAATCTATTGATGCCGATTATATTGCAACGGGACATTATGCTCGTGTAGAACATCATGGAACACAAGATTCAATCATGTTGAGAGGAATCGATAATAATAAAGACCAGACATATTTTTTATGTCAATTAAATCAATCACAATTAAAAGCATCTTTATTTCCAATTGGTGAATTAACAAAGCCAGAAGTGCGAAAAATTGCTGAAGATTTACAATTGCCAGTTGCTCATAAAAAAGATAGTACAGGTATTTGTTTCATTGGTGAAAGGGATTTTAGAGAATTCTTAAAAAATTATATTCCTGCAAAATCAGGACAAATGGTTGATATTCAAACAAAAAAAGTCGTTGGTGTTCATCAAGGGATTATGTATTACACAATTGGTCAAAGAAAAGGTTTAAATATTGGTGGTCCTGGTGATGCATGGTTTGTTGTTGGAAAAGAGTATGGACAAAATATCCTATATGTATGTCAAGGTGATCAAAATGATTGGCTTATGAGTGAAGGTGCACTGATTACTGATGTGAATTGGATTTCAAGTATGAAGCCAGAAGGTGAGTTAGCTTGTAGTGCTAAATTCAGATATCGTCAAAAAGATAATGATGTAACGATTCGTTTTGTTGATGAAACAACTGTTTATGTGACTTTTAAGAATCCAATTAAAGCTGTTACACCTGGACAGGCTGCAGTCTTTTATCAAGGTGATATTTGTTTAGGTGGAGGAACAATTGAAAAGGTTTATAAAAATAATGAGGAGATTACATACTTATAA